The Deltaproteobacteria bacterium genome includes the window AGATACACAAGCTTCACCCGTTCTTTTTTGGTCTGGATGATCTTGGGGGTGAACTCCCCCTCAGGTGAGATGAATGTTACCTTTCCCTCATAAACTTTGTTGGGGAATGTATCGACCTTGATCTCTACATCCTGCCCCGGCTTGACCTTCCCGATTTCCGTTTCATCCACAAATATCTTGAGATCCACCGTGGAAAGATCGGCAAGAGTCAGAACCTCGCGGCCCGGTGTCACCACTTCCCCCGGTTCAACATTGCGGCTCGTAATTACCCCGCCGTAAGGGGCTAACAGCCTGCCATAATTCAGTTGAATATCCGCCTGTCCCAAAGCGGCTTTGGCCTGCCTCGCCTGGGAGATGACGGCCTCGAGTTCCTTCTGGGTTGCATCTATCTTCTTCAGATTGCTCTTCGCCTGTCTTAGTGCGGCATCTCCGTCATCAAGTCTGGATTTCGCCGTATCATAACTGAGCTTTACGGCATCACGCTCCTTTTCCGTCACAACGCCCTGCTTGAATAATTGCTCGTATCGCTGGTAATTTTTCCGGGCGTCATTCATGACATCTCTCTCGCTGGTGATATTCGCTTCCGCCCTTTCAACATCGGCGGGAAGGGTGGTTTTGAAGATGCTCAAAAGGGTTGCCATCTGATCCTGCGTCTTGATCGAACGGTCCAGACTCGCCTCTGCCTGATCTTTCCGTGACTGGAGTTCTGCGGGATCGATCTCGGCAAGAAGCTGATCCTTTGTGACGGCCTGACCTTCCCTAACAGCGATGTTTATTACGCGACCGTTTACCTGAAAGGAGAGATTGGACTGAATTGCTTCAATGGTTCCGGAATAATATAGCTCACCCCGCTGTGACTGCCATTGCCCGAAATATACCAGAGCGCCGACACCCAAAAGGAGAATCACAAAAACTATAATGATGATCTTTTTTTTCATGGCAGAACCTCCCGCACCCCCATTGCCCTTTCCAGTCTGGCAATGCTCATGTTGTAATCGCTGAGGGCATTGAAGTAATCCGATTTCGCTCTTGTCTGCAGGGTTTGGGCATCCAGGACATCCGTTGATGTTCCCACCTGCTCCCGGTATCTTTCCCGGCTGATCCGGTAATTTTCTTCCGCCTGCTCGATGGCCTTTTGCGCAACCGCCACCTGCTTTTCGGCCTCGTGGAGCGTCAGCCATGCATTTTTAACATCCAGGTCAACTTGGTCTTTTACATTATCAAGGGCATAGGCCATCTGATTTTCCCGGGAGCGGCTTGCATCTACCCGGTTTTTTGTCCTGCCCCATTCCCAGAAATTCCAGCTCGCCAC containing:
- a CDS encoding efflux RND transporter periplasmic adaptor subunit — protein: MKKKIIIIVFVILLLGVGALVYFGQWQSQRGELYYSGTIEAIQSNLSFQVNGRVINIAVREGQAVTKDQLLAEIDPAELQSRKDQAEASLDRSIKTQDQMATLLSIFKTTLPADVERAEANITSERDVMNDARKNYQRYEQLFKQGVVTEKERDAVKLSYDTAKSRLDDGDAALRQAKSNLKKIDATQKELEAVISQARQAKAALGQADIQLNYGRLLAPYGGVITSRNVEPGEVVTPGREVLTLADLSTVDLKIFVDETEIGKVKPGQDVEIKVDTFPNKVYEGKVTFISPEGEFTPKIIQTKKERVKLVYLVKVSIPNPDLELKTGMPADAWLR